In the Arachis ipaensis cultivar K30076 chromosome B04, Araip1.1, whole genome shotgun sequence genome, TTCTTTTAAAGTTGGAGAAGGCTCATTTGGCAATGTCTACAAAGAttatctggaaaacagttctacACCAGTTGCCATCAAACGGTGCAAGAAGGATTCAGTTTTTGGTCTTTCCAGCTTGAAGAATGAGGTTGTCCTGCTTTCTCAGCTGCAACACCCCAATCTCATCTCCTTAGTTGGATTCTGCATTGAAGGAACCGAGTTGGTTCTTGTATATGATTACATGTCTAATGGTTCCATTCGTGATCATCTTCATCGTGGGAACATAGATCCACTTACATGGAAGAGGAGGCTTCAAATTTGCATAGGAGTGGCGCGTGCACTGCACTATCTTCACACAGGAGCCAAGTACACTATTATCCACCGGAATATTAAAACACGTCTCATTCTTTTGGATAGTAATCGGGAACCAAAAGTTTCAAGCCTATTAATATCCAAAAGGGGAGCACTTAGTACTTCAAAGTCATTGACAAGGGTGGAGTCAGATGTGAAGGGAACAATTGGGTATCTTGATCCAGAATATTTAGCAACAACTATGTTGACTGAAAAATCAGATGTATTTTCATTCGGCATAGTTCTATTAGAAGTTGTGAGTGCAAAGCTGCCGCCCGAGATTAACAGAGAATACTTTCACTTTCAACGCTTTAGTCAGTCATTGAGGTCATCTGCAAATGAAATTGTTGATTCAATTCTTAAGTCTAAGATTGATCCAGATTGTTGGAAAACATTTGTTGACATCACTAAGAGATGTTTGCTTACGGAGGGAAGGGAGAGGCCAGACATGGGAGAAGTGGAGGTGGAACTTGAACATGCACTAAAATTTCAAGTGGAAGCTGATGCCAAGAGTTAACTGCTATAATTCTGGTAAAAAATATGATTTCCTTAGTTGAGTGGTTTGTCTGAATTTTCAGAAGATATGTTTGGCAGATGTAGTTCTAAAATCAATAACTTGTTTCAATCCCATTGTCACTGAAGTAGCTGTTCATGTAGCAGATtaagaaacagaaaacaagagTTAAAGTTTGTGCTTATGTTAGTTTCATGTAACTGTATGTGCTCTTATCTTATCCCATAATTTCATTTTTTCCAAGTAAATACTTGCAAATGTAAACCAATGAAGATTTAAGGTGAAAGTTACTTGGGTATATATGTCTAAAGAAAACAGCAACAGTTTAAGTGGATTTTGGAAaagtaaatagataaataaaaatgtaaataCAAGAAAGCTTGTAATTCGGAAGGTCCTGTTCCATTCTCATTTTTTATTAGGAGAGTTCATCATGACAAGGTCAACACCCAACCCATAATAAGTGAAGAAAATGACAGTAGCACAATTGCAGTCAATCAAGGGAATCATAATGGAATtggaaaacaaacaaaagaactCAACTTTTTAGCTCTCTTATTGAATGAGAATCTAACGAGATAAGGAACTACCTTGGAAGAACCATTGAGATGGAGTAGTAGATTACTGATTACAACAATTGAGAAAGTACTGAAATTTTGTCTCTGCTTTCATCTTCAGCAGATCCGTACTCAGGTATTTGACTTTtgctatttcaaaaaaaaaaaaaaaattggtaactTATGATATTGGTTCACAAATTTTGGTCTTTGCTTCATAATTCATTGCATACGAGGTGATTAGCTGTGAAAATCGGGATAACATGTCAGTAGAATCTTGTTTGTGTTTGATAGCCAAACAGGTATCTCAACTTGGAATCATGCTTCTCAAGTGTATAAGCTTTCCTCTTCCAAAGAAGAAAAACTCATCCAAGAAGCACTCTTCAACGGTTATAGAATCGTTATGCCATCAATTTTCCCTGGAAGATCTTAAAAGATCAACCAACAACTTCAACCAGAAATTAATAGTTGGAAAAGGAGGTTTTAGCACTGTATACAAAGGATGTCTCAAACACAATGGTGGATCAGACCATACAATTGCATTAAAGCTCAAGTGTTGCAACTCCAACCAGCATTTCCTCGAGTTCATGAAGGAAATTGAGTTGCTATGCCAGCTTCATCATCCTAATTTGATCTCTCTTGTAGGATTTTGCAACcatgaaaagaaaaagattatTGTGTATGAGTTCATGTGCAATGGCTCTCTTCATGATCACCTATACAATAGGGACAAGAAACCACTATCATGGCAGACAAGGCTAGAGATATGTATAGGAGTGGCGCGTGGACTACACTACCTTCACGCTGGAGCCAAGCGCTCTATCTTTCATTGTGACATAAAACCTAGTAACATTCTTTTGGATAGCAATATGGTGTCTAAGCTCTCAGACTTTGGGCTTTCATTGCAGGGACCACTATCTACTTCCAAGCCAAAACCAATTGAAGTAGATTATGTTGCAGGTAATTCATTTATAGCTTACTGCAAACATGTAATTAAATAATTCAACTAATACTCTTACTTATAGGTACATTTGGATACTTAGCTCCTGAGTGTTTCCAACGCCTGACCGTTACAGATAAATGTGACGTTTACTCCTTTGGTATGGTTCTACTTGTGATGGTATGCATGAAGGAGAAGGATTTGTTTCTTAACAAGGCCAACATGTTAGGTAACCAACATTTGGAGGGGAAGAGTGAAATCAAATACTTTGAAAAGTTCATTGATGATCAAGTTCAACCATGGAATGTAATAGCCTTTATGCAGCGATTCCCAATCGaagagatcattgatccaacacTCGGGGGAAAGATTGCACCAGAGTGCtgggaagtattcatggatgttACAAAAAGATGTTTGATGCATGAACCTGATGAACGACCAACAATGGGTGAAGTAGAGGTGTTGCTTGAGTATGCTTTGTTATTGCAGGCACAAGCAGATATCAAAAAGAACAATGGTTGTTATTCTTTATCATCCACCACCCTTATAAACTTAGGTGAAGTCATTTGTATGCATGATATTCATTTAGAAGAGCTGATATTCCATCAGTTTTTGCTTGCCGATCTTAGGCGAACAACCTTCGACTTTGAACGCAGAGTCATCGGTAGAGGAAGCTTTGGTACAGTATACAGAGGTCGTATCTTAATAAATGGAGCTACTTATCATTCAATTGCAATTAAGAAGTTGGATTGGTTATCTATATGTGATAGTGATATACAGTGGAATTTAAAAGATATTGAGAATATTTCCCAACTTCGCCATCCTAATTTGgtctctctttttggattctgtGATGAACTTGATGAGAAGATTCTTGTATACATGTATATTCCCAATGGATCTCTCCATTATCACTTAAATTGGAATGAAGAAGCTCTAACATGGAAGAAAAGACTAGAAATATGCATTGGAGTAGCAGAAGGATTGAACTACCTTCACACAGCATCTATTTTTCACCATAACATAAAACTCAGCAACATCCTTTTGGATTATGATTTGGTGCCCAAACTCTCAGATTTTGGGCTCCCCTGGTCCAAGAAAATTCATGCAGGTgactttttattttcatttttatcttGGCAAAGCAAAAATACTTATTTAATCATTTGTTGTTGTTAACCAGTCACCAATTCTGTGGCTTATTACAGAAGATTATGCTGCTCCGGAGTTGTTACAAGGACATGATTTCACAGATAAATGTGATGTTTATTCCTTTGGTATAATTCTCTTAAAAATGGTACTAACAAACAAGCTACCAATTGTTGAAGGGGTTATTTATCTCAATCTAAAGGGAAAGATTGCACCACAGTGTTGGGAAGTATTCTTGAATGTCATAAAATGCTGTTTGAAGTATGAAGCAAATGAGAGACCAACAATGAATGAAGTGATAGCTCAACTTCAACATGCCCTGGCACTGCAAGAGGAGGCAGATTCCAACGCAAGTGGTGATTACAACTTGTTATCTGTGACCTTTGATCCTCCGGTTGGAGGAAGCATATATTATTAAGAACAttgcaagtgtgagaagggactgagaattgaaaaagtaaattttaaaagctaaatAGTATATGATAATATGAATAATGTGAACCGCTTATATGttattgttagaatataattagaatcaattatgatcaattagtattatttatagGGACTaaaagaatcgtaataataaagacgtaatctcctacaataaatattcagatatactaaataatactaattgatcatcattgatcctaattatattctaacaattATATACTTCTTGGTAATTTCACAAAAAGAATAATCAAAATTTTCTTTATTTAGAAAGAAATTAAGAATAGAGTCAAAGAGGTGAGGATTTTAAgccaaaaaaaaaagtcaaataatttaaatactttTATTCTTTTGGTCAAAGTCATAGACTTAGTAAACGCCTAGATCTGAAAGATAACACAACCATGATAAATTTATCTGCAGCAATCAAGGTAGGAGCTGTATGAAGCTTTATTTCTGCCACCACCTTCAGGTTATTTTCCATTTTCACAAGTGATTTATTCATCAAATTAAGTTCATTTATGTTGAATCTTTTTAACCATTAATGAATTCTGAGGTTAAAAAGAATCTCCTTTCTCTTATGCTTCATTAATGAAGGTAAAAGATAATAGTAATGTTCTAGGTACCACTTTAATGATCAATGATTTGATAATATTCTATTTGAAAGATGAATAATAGAATACAAAGCAAGGTGTTTGTGGAATCTCAATGAAACTAAAGCTTTATTCCCTTATTATTTCTATAACTGATTTCACAAAGCAGAATCTATATTAGATTTTAGAAAATTGACATGTGTGAGTCCCAATAGAACAGAAATAACCATTTGTCTAATCAATCTGTACATGATTGACAGTCCCTCAAATTGTCATAATGGTTCTGAAATGTTTATGCTTTGGTGATTGGAAGAAGGGGAATGCAAGTTGTTCATCTAAGAAACAATATCCAACAGTAATAGAAGAGCTATGCCATCCCTTTTCCTTTCATGATCTTAGAAAGTCAACCAACAACTTTGACCAGAAACTAATAATTGGAGAAACAGCCCTTAGGAAGGTTTATAAAGGTTGTCTcaaccataataataataataatggtgctGCTGCAACTGATTATACGGTGGCATTGAAGGTGATGACTGTTCCCCTTGAATTCAAGAAGGAAGTCGAGATGCTATGTCAGCTTCATCACCCAAATATAATATCTCTTATAGGCTTCTGCCACCATGGAAAGGAAAAGATTGCTGTGTACGAGTATACAGACAATGGATCACTCCATGATTACTTGAGTAACAAGGACAAAGAACCACTGTCGTGGAAGAAAAGACTAGACATCTGCATCGGAGTAGCACGTGCTCTACACTACCTTCACTCTGGAGTCAAGCGTGCTATCTTTCATCGTGACATAAATCCAGTTAATATTCTTTTGGATAGGAATATGATGCCCAAACTTGCCAATTTTGTGATATCATTGCAGGGAGGGCCCTCTACATCGAAGCCAAAGCAAATTAAAGTAGATAAGATTGAAGTTACATCTGCATTGATGGCTCCGGAGAATGCTATACACGGTATTGTTACTAATAAATGTGATGTTTACTAATAGTGAAGTTCTACTATACAAGGTAGGCCATAATGTATTGAACTACATAATTCAATACAAAGAGCACACTCTTGAGAAGACAATGGATCCAATTCTGAAAGGGAACATTGCGCCAGAATGTTGGCAAGTATTCACTATTCACTAGTGTCATACAAAGTTGCTTGGAGTACGAAGCAGATGAGCGACCAACAATGGGGGAAGTAGAGGTATTGCTTCAGCATGCTCTCTCATTGCAGCAACAAGCTGATATTATCACGAATGCTGCTCGCTATACCTTATCATCCACTACCCCTTGTTATTGTCAACAGCGATATAATGATCATGTATCACTACCCAGATAGTGCTGGATGTTTTTCTACTCCAATCATTAGTCTTCAACTGCTATACTCGGCTAATCAATAGGTTTTATGGCTactctgttttcttttctttcttctggtTCTAAAAACACAATTCTTATAGATCTAACATAGGGTTGCACAAAATGTGATCTTATCGATCAATATGTAACATATCAAATAGATTAAGCAAAGAAAGAATACGAAGAACTTATTGCTAGTACAGGTTATTAACTTTTGCTTTGCAACGTTAACCTGCATTTTGTTTCAACGATCAATGTCCCAGAAATCAAAGCAAACTAAAGCTGTGCTTAGAATAAGTTTAATCAGGTTTTAGTTCAATGAATTATCCACTTTCGTTTgtgaatttataatttataattgcAATTGCACAGTGATTTACATTAAAAGTACTGCAATATTAAATAAAACTCGAGAGCATCAGAAATTAAATAAATTAGGAAGTACCTTAATAAAATAAAGTTGAAAGCCATACATATAAATGTAAAATTTACACCACTATAGCAATTATATGATATATCAACAAGCTACAAGGTTTCATTACCAGATAGAACAAAAGATAAGgtgaaaatagaaaatttaacGTGGTTCAATTAACCTACCATGAAAAAAAGACCTAGGAGCACATGCTCTATGAACAATGAAGAATTCAGGTGGCAAACACAAATATTCCGTAGTAATTTAGAAAGCAAATTCAATGTAACTTAGAAAGCAAATTCAGTGTAACAGTAATAGAGTTGGCTTTAGAGAGAAAATTAGACTAGAGAGAGGGAAGAATttgagaagaagaaaggagagcaGAGGAGAAATTTCAGAAGGGAGTGAGGTTACCACTGCATAGTTACCACGCAAAGTCGTCCAGGGTTCTATTAATGACCCTCCCTCTCGTGCTTCTCCTGATTTCTTGAATTGAAGGATCGTTTGACAGCTGTCCATTCCCAATAACAACCTTTTCCCTCTCACTTGTTGGTGCTGATTCTGCATGACCTTCATTCACGTACCGTTTTTCATCTTTATTCCTTACATTCTCACTGGGGACTGGCACGAGACTCTGTGTGTATACAATGTAGTTTGTGCCATACTGAGACAACCGACGAGAACGATCTTTAAAATGTTCCAGATCACTATAATCAAAACATTTGAGTTGGAGGAGCTCTCCTCTGACATTATATTTGGCAAACCTTAAGTAGAGATCTATAGATTTCAGAATAGAATCTAGTGCAATAATGTCACTACCATTGGATAAGCATAGAGGCGCAGACCGTTCCCGAGAAATCTGATAGAAAGTCCAAGATGAATGCACTTTGTATTGTTTCATCACCCATATGTTAGTTTTATCGCGATCATAAGAATACAAGGCCAGGCACCCTCCTAGTAGGACAAGATGAGTGGGATTGAGATAACCCATCACTTGTTCAGGCATAGATATAGTTGAGAAACTCCTTTCCTTCAAATCAAATATAAGAATACTATAATCTCCAACACTAAGAGTGCACGACGACCAATGAATAGCGCCATTCAAGAAGAACCCACGAGATTTCCAGTTGCTCCAACCCAAGGGTTTGGAGAGTGCAACATCAAGATTAATCCATGAATTGGTGCTCAAAGACAGGCAATCAAAGTGCTCATGGCCATTCTTATCCTTAGAAGCTACAACAACTAAGTAGTCATCCTGTGAGGCATCGTAACCAAATCCATACAAAATCGCACTATACGGAAACACAAACCACTTGCGATGACTACGAGAAACAATGTGAGAGTAGGATACTCTTTTGCTGGATCCAGTCACTGGATTCCATACCACAAAAAAATGCGGGGCTCGGTGTAAGAGAACAAGCCCTCTGCAGGAGCACATAACTTCAAAATCATAACGTGTTTTCATCTTGAAAGGGAGAGATACCTCTTTT is a window encoding:
- the LOC107637346 gene encoding receptor-like protein kinase ANXUR2, whose product is MGFLSGFSCCFQSSSVDRGTRILEEQPSSIISELCRQFSLLEMQSATNNFHNSFKVGEGSFGNVYKDYLENSSTPVAIKRCKKDSVFGLSSLKNEVVLLSQLQHPNLISLVGFCIEGTELVLVYDYMSNGSIRDHLHRGNIDPLTWKRRLQICIGVARALHYLHTGAKYTIIHRNIKTRLILLDSNREPKVSSLLISKRGALSTSKSLTRVESDVKGTIGYLDPEYLATTMLTEKSDVFSFGIVLLEVVSAKLPPEINREYFHFQRFSQSLRSSANEIVDSILKSKIDPDCWKTFVDITKRCLLTEGRERPDMGEVEVELEHALKFQVEADAKS
- the LOC107637348 gene encoding F-box protein CPR30-like, with the translated sequence MDKKKKKQQKHTGNKLKQQSTMEKKKKQQQDENHKSKSIHDILTLELIHRILLRVPLKYLARLKCVSKFWNTLISDPDFAKSHVHLSAAPTHVCLFIDDYTKACSVDIDAVFHDYNCATAVKEVSLPFKMKTRYDFEVMCSCRGLVLLHRAPHFFVVWNPVTGSSKRVSYSHIVSRSHRKWFVFPYSAILYGFGYDASQDDYLVVVASKDKNGHEHFDCLSLSTNSWINLDVALSKPLGWSNWKSRGFFLNGAIHWSSCTLSVGDYSILIFDLKERSFSTISMPEQVMGYLNPTHLVLLGGCLALYSYDRDKTNIWVMKQYKVHSSWTFYQISRERSAPLCLSNGSDIIALDSILKSIDLYLRFAKYNVRGELLQLKCFDYSDLEHFKDRSRRLSQYGTNYIVYTQSLVPVPSENVRNKDEKRYVNEGHAESAPTSEREKVVIGNGQLSNDPSIQEIRRSTRGRVINRTLDDFAW
- the LOC107635450 gene encoding non-receptor tyrosine-protein kinase TYK2-like isoform X2, yielding MLLKCISFPLPKKKNSSKKHSSTVIESLCHQFSLEDLKRSTNNFNQKLIVGKGGFSTVYKGCLKHNGGSDHTIALKLKCCNSNQHFLEFMKEIELLCQLHHPNLISLVGFCNHEKKKIIVYEFMCNGSLHDHLYNRDKKPLSWQTRLEICIGVARGLHYLHAGAKRSIFHCDIKPSNILLDSNMVSKLSDFGLSLQGPLSTSKPKPIEVDYVAGTFGYLAPECFQRLTVTDKCDVYSFGMVLLVMVCMKEKDLFLNKANMLGNQHLEGKSEIKYFEKFIDDQVQPWNVIAFMQRFPIEEIIDPTLGGKIAPECWEVFMDVTKRCLMHEPDERPTMGEVEVLLEYALLLQAQADIKKNNGCYSLSSTTLINLGEVICMHDIHLEELIFHQFLLADLRRTTFDFERRVIGRGSFGTVYRGRILINGATYHSIAIKKLDWLSICDSDIQWNLKDIENISQLRHPNLVSLFGFCDELDEKILVYMYIPNGSLHYHLNWNEEALTWKKRLEICIGVAEGLNYLHTASIFHHNIKLSNILLDYDLVPKLSDFGLPWSKKIHAEDYAAPELLQGHDFTDKCDVYSFGIILLKMVLTNKLPIVEGVIYLNLKGKIAPQCWEVFLNVIKCCLKYEANERPTMNEVIAQLQHALALQEEADSNASGDYNLLSVTFDPPVGGSIYY
- the LOC107635451 gene encoding probable receptor-like protein kinase At5g38990, with the translated sequence MVLKCLCFGDWKKGNASCSSKKQYPTVIEELCHPFSFHDLRKSTNNFDQKLIIGETALRKVYKGCLNHNNNNNGAAATDYTVALKVMTVPLEFKKEVEMLCQLHHPNIISLIGFCHHGKEKIAVYEYTDNGSLHDYLSNKDKEPLSWKKRLDICIGVARALHYLHSGVKRAIFHRDINPVNILLDRNMMPKLANFVISLQGGPSTSKPKQIKVDKIEVTSALMAPENAIHGIVTNKCDVY
- the LOC107635450 gene encoding non-receptor tyrosine-protein kinase TYK2-like isoform X1; its protein translation is MSVESCLCLIAKQVSQLGIMLLKCISFPLPKKKNSSKKHSSTVIESLCHQFSLEDLKRSTNNFNQKLIVGKGGFSTVYKGCLKHNGGSDHTIALKLKCCNSNQHFLEFMKEIELLCQLHHPNLISLVGFCNHEKKKIIVYEFMCNGSLHDHLYNRDKKPLSWQTRLEICIGVARGLHYLHAGAKRSIFHCDIKPSNILLDSNMVSKLSDFGLSLQGPLSTSKPKPIEVDYVAGTFGYLAPECFQRLTVTDKCDVYSFGMVLLVMVCMKEKDLFLNKANMLGNQHLEGKSEIKYFEKFIDDQVQPWNVIAFMQRFPIEEIIDPTLGGKIAPECWEVFMDVTKRCLMHEPDERPTMGEVEVLLEYALLLQAQADIKKNNGCYSLSSTTLINLGEVICMHDIHLEELIFHQFLLADLRRTTFDFERRVIGRGSFGTVYRGRILINGATYHSIAIKKLDWLSICDSDIQWNLKDIENISQLRHPNLVSLFGFCDELDEKILVYMYIPNGSLHYHLNWNEEALTWKKRLEICIGVAEGLNYLHTASIFHHNIKLSNILLDYDLVPKLSDFGLPWSKKIHAEDYAAPELLQGHDFTDKCDVYSFGIILLKMVLTNKLPIVEGVIYLNLKGKIAPQCWEVFLNVIKCCLKYEANERPTMNEVIAQLQHALALQEEADSNASGDYNLLSVTFDPPVGGSIYY